From Gemmatimonadota bacterium:
CGCCCAGCACCGCGACCGCGACGCGGATCTGCTCCGCCCGGATCGCCGCCTGCAGGCGCTCGGCTCGCTCGCGGTCGTGCGCTTGCTTCGCCTCGCGCAGCTCCTTCTGGAGCTGCTCCAGCTTCGCGACCAGCGCCCTGGCCGAGTCGCGTCCCTGCTCCTTGACTACCTTGTGGTACGCTTCCGCGACCAGCCGCTCGAGCGCCGGGATGACGATGAAGCTGCCGTCCAGCACGCTGGCGGCGAAGCGCAGTTCGCTCACCAGACTGGCCGCGCGGGTGCCCAAGTCGAGCGCGCGGTCGTACTGCTGCCGGCCCAAGGCCGCGCTGGCACTGTCCACCACCTGCGCCGCCCGGGCCAGCCCCGCGTCCAGCTTGGAGACGTCCTTGCCCGCCGCCCTGGCCGCCGCTACCTGGGCCCGCACCTCGGTCAGCGCTCTGGACACCCCCTCCACGACCTGCCGGGCGACGTCGTTGCCCAGGACCTCGAGCACGATCTTGATCTGCTCCGCCCGCAGCGCCGCCTGCGCCCGCTCGAACCGCTCCCGGTCATGCGCCTCCCGCGCCGCGCGCAGCTCCGCCTCCAGCGCCTCGAGGCGCGCCTTCAGCGCCCTGGCCGCGCTGTCCCCCTTCTCCGTGCGCACTTTGTGCAGCGCCGAGCGCAGCAGGTATTCCAGCGTGAAAGTGCTCTCCTGGCCGTGCCAGGCTGCAGCCGTGCTGCCCGCCTGTCCGGCCGCGAAGCCCCCGGCGGCGGCCGCGGCCGCCAGCTCCCCGGACTCCTCCGGCGCCGTTGGCTCCCGCTCGCACGCGGCGCTGAACAGCAGGGCCGCGACTGCCGCGCTGGCCAGTAGCAGCCAGTGTGGCCAGCTTCGCGGCGATCTTCCCATCCCGTGCATACGATCCACTCCTCGTTACAACTGGACGGCTCGGGCGCCCGCGCCCCAGTGCGCGGCCGCGACACCCGGGGGTGTGTCTAAGGTAGGATACACGCGAGCCGCGAAACACCCTGACACGCCTGGGCCGGCGTCGGGGTGGATGAGGGAGCTTCGACTACTGCCCGGCCCGCTTGCCGCAGGCGGCCGGGCGCAGAACATTGCCACCCATGGATCTCGGACTGGAAGACAAGGTGGCGCTGGTCACGGGCGCGAGCCGCGGCATCGGCCGGGCGATTGCTCGGGTCCTGGCCGCCGAGGGGTGCCGCGTGGCGATCTGCGCGCGCACCCGCCGCCAGCTCGAGCGCGCCGCCTCGCAGATAGAGCGGGCGGCCGGCGCGGGCCGGGTGCTGGCCCTGCCGCTCGACATCACCGAGCCCGGCGCCGCAGAAAAATTGGCTCAGGAGAGCGTGCGCCGCTTCGGCGGCGTGGACATCCTGGTCAACAACGCGGGCGGCAACCGGCGCAAGCCGTTCGAGGAGACCACGGACCAGGACTGGCAGGAGCTGCTCGAGCTGAATCTGCTGGCCGGGCTCCGCCTGTCGCGCCGGCTGATCCCGCACATGCGGGAGCGCGGCGGTGGGTCCATCATCTTCATAGCTTCGCTCTGGGGCCGCGAAGCCGGCGGCCCAGGCCTCTCCCTCTACCATGCCAGCAAGTCTGCGGTGATCAGTGCCGCCAAGATCATGGCGCTCGAGCTCGCGCCCGCCGGCATCCGGGTGAACAGCGTCGCGCCCGGCTCGATCCTGTTTCCCGGCGGGAGCTGGGACCGCCGCCGCCGCGAGGAACCCGAGGGGATCGCCCACTTCATCCGGGAGAACCTGCCCCTGGGCCGCTTCGGCCGCGCCGACGAGGTCGCCAGCCTGGTCGCCTTCCTCGCCTCGGCCCGCGCCAGCCTCATCACCGGCGCCTGCATTGCCGCGGACGGCGGGCAGGGCCGCTCGCTGATCTAGCTCCAGCCACAACTGATTCGGCCGGATTAGCGAGCGCCGTTTGCGTTTGAATCCCTGATCGCTAAACTAATAATGAGCGCGGCTGTTTTCGACGTCGCAAATAGGGACGGCCGATGGCCGCTCAACGCAAACGCCACCCACACGGCCGCCTGGTCCGCTGCGCAGGCGGCTTCACCTACAAGGTCTGCGAGGCGGGGACGAGTACCTGCTCGAACGACGCGTCCGTCGAGTTCTGACGCGGGCGGCGCGCGGACTCTTGCAGGCTTTGGACCAGCTCGTGTAACGCTGGCAGGGTGTCCACAGGGTCGACAGCTTCGAGACATGCCATCGGCTTGGGTGTGGAGGCTGTGGGCGGCCGGGCTGCTGCTCGGCTGTGACGCGG
This genomic window contains:
- a CDS encoding glucose 1-dehydrogenase; this encodes MDLGLEDKVALVTGASRGIGRAIARVLAAEGCRVAICARTRRQLERAASQIERAAGAGRVLALPLDITEPGAAEKLAQESVRRFGGVDILVNNAGGNRRKPFEETTDQDWQELLELNLLAGLRLSRRLIPHMRERGGGSIIFIASLWGREAGGPGLSLYHASKSAVISAAKIMALELAPAGIRVNSVAPGSILFPGGSWDRRRREEPEGIAHFIRENLPLGRFGRADEVASLVAFLASARASLITGACIAADGGQGRSLI